AGCCGCGATCGCCCAGCCCCCAGGTTGTTGCCACAGCTTAAACCCATCCATCATCCAGAAGTTAACTGGAATGATCAGCAACGTCGCCGTCTGCAACATGCGAGTAGTGAGCTGTAAGTGAGGTTGCTTCGCAGTCCACAAACCGACTGCCCAGAATGCCAAGGTGTAGGTAAATAAAATGCCGTATTGCCCTGTGGGAGGAAAGTTGCGCCACTGGCTGGCTGCGAGCACCCCAGAAGACACCACCACCATAAATACGCCCAGGAATAGCAGCCAAATGACGCTAATCTCGGCCATTAATGATTGCAGGCGTTCGGCTAAGAAGTTGCTTTTCCTAGGAGCAGAGCTTGTAGCACTAGTAGGGCTAGCAACGCTGGCAGAGCGAGAAGAAGATCGAGCCCCTGTTCTAATGCGGGGTCTTGATGGCGATCGCTCAGGTAGCTCAGTAACAAAGTCCGAGTCAAACTCAGCATCTTCAACAGACAGGGGGGCGGGCAGGGGAGTGACTGGAACAGGATCTGGTAAGGCACAGGTGAGATAGCGATCGCCAATTTGCTTAATTTGAGTGTCTGAGAGTAGCCCCAGGTGTTGCCATGCTTCCAGCCCTTCCATCAAGGCAGAAGTTTCCTGAACGGTGAGTTCAATCCTAACCAGGCGATCGGATCGAGATGCCATGCTTCACTGCCTTCCCCGTTTGTATTCGAGATTGCTAGCAAGATACCAAGCTTTTTTACGTGACCGCTCACTACTTGCACTTTATTAAGCATCATCCCTTTAGGGGCGTGATTTTTCAGAAATAGCTATCCCATAAACCAGCTTCAAAGGCCTGACGAACCTTTAGATTGCAAATAGATTGCAAAGCAACGCCTTTCAAGACTAATTCGTCGCTAAGGAGTGCCGTACTAAAGTAACTGTGGTCAGACCGATTATCAGGCAGAAAGTTCGTTCCTTAGGGCGTTTGAGAGCATGAGTTTTTTATCTGAAATAGCAAGAATGAATTAGATGAACTTTTGTGGTTGAGGATAAATACTTACTGTTTTAAGTTTGTAATTGAGGATAAATACTTACTGATTTAGGTTGCAATATTGAATTCCATAATTGCTGTAGCTCTTGAGCAACTTATTGAGTCATTTATTGAGTTACTTTTTATATCTATCTAAGGGGATCAGCACTTCAAGTTCACTGAAACCCTTGAAGCGGTGAGCGATTCGGCTTCTACCTCTACCAAAAGACAGAGATCATAGAACTCTCTAATTGCTTCCCTAATTCGCTCGTTCTTCATTAGTTAGCGTCACTTCTTAGTGATCCCTCAATTGTGTAACAAAGGCTGCTTTCTGTTTTAGTGAAATATCAAATAACTTAATGATCGTTCTCTCTATCTAGTGATAAGCTTTTAGGAATCAAGCGAAGATGTGAACTAAACACATCAATCGCAAATTTAAAAAAGCTTAATCTCGGGGAGAAACACCATGGCTATTACAGATAACTATAATGTTCAGATTGAATCGGGAACCCGTAACCACAAGGGTTTCTTCATTGAAGATACAGACTATAAATTAGTTGGGATTGATCAATCAGGCTGGGCGCTGATTTGCATGAATGATGCTGTTTGCCATTACGTTGATCCTGACAACCTCAAGGTTCTGGCTGATGGTTCGGTAGAAATCGCCGAGTAGTCACGGTTTAAGCAGCAGTCTTAAACTTCATTCCTGTTAATCGGCTGTCCATAAGGGCAGCCTCTCTTTTTTGAAGCTTATCCGAATTGATGAACTGGGGAATCTTGATAGTAAGCCAGAGCCATTACCCCCTTGAGATTAAGGAGTGATGACAAGTTAAGGTAACGGTAAAGGTTGTACCTTGTTCCGGTTGACTGTCAACGCAAAGACTCCCTTGATGATTTTCCACAATAGCTTGAGCGATCGCCAGTCCTAAGCCAGAACCCGTGGTGGCAGGTTTGGCGATGCTAGTTTCGGCGTTTTCGTGAGTGCGGGCGGGGTCTACTCGATAGAAGCGATCGAAGATATAGGGCAACGCCTCTGGCGGAATGCCAATGCCTGTATCTCTCACTTGGATTTGCAACTGCACGATATGATTGCGCTTCACCTGCTGTAGCATCACTTCAACCCGTCCGCTACTGGGCGTATACTGCACGGCATTGCCGACCAGATTGGTAAATAGGCGGGCCAGTTGATCGCGATCGCCCTGTAAGGTAAAAGGCTCTGGCGGAATTTCGCCTTTACTCCCGTTGCGTGGACGAGTCTCAGGGCGAGGCTCTAACGGGTATTCTGCTGGCTCCTCTATATCTAAGGATAAAAATACGCCTTTTTCTAAAGCGATCGCTTGTTGTTCTTCCACCACATCGATCAGCAGTGCATCCAAAGCCACGGTAGTCCAACGAGGCTGCACCATACCACTGTCTTGTCGCGCTAAAAAAAGTAGATCATCAACTAGTCGCCCTAATCGCCGAGTTAGTCGTTCTACCACCTGAAGCTGTTGCTGTTGCCACTGTGGATCAGGATTGGGGTCAGAGAGGGCCACCTGTACATTGGTCTGAATCGTGGCGATCGGGTTTCTCAATTCGTGGGAGGCATCGGCTGTAAATTGTTTGAGTTGTTGGTAAGACGCTTGCACTGGCTGCATGGCTAACCCAGACAACAACCACCCAATAGCGGCAACTGCTACAACCATCAGCCCAGTTCCCAAGCTCAAGTCAAGGATTAACTGCCGAATCGGTTTCGTCACTTCAAACCAGGGATGACTGACCCGCAAATAGCCCAACACTTGCCGCCCCACCTGCACTCGTTGCGTCACTTGCCGCAGCAGATCGGGTTCTTGGGTGCCATCGCTCGGCTGGGGTGGTAGATGTACCGTTTCGCCTGCACTATTGGGATGCAAAGGTACATTCAATGGAGCCGAGAGAGTAGACCACAACAGTTCGCCTTCAGGACTGAACCACTCTAAGTCAATGTGGTCATCTTCTACGGTGTCGGCATTATTGCGAAAACTGGCCTCTATATTGATCCGTAAAGGGCCACCTTCTTTGTGAAAATTTACTGGTTCCAAGACCAGCGATCGCTGAATCACTTCCACGACATGATTTAGCGTGTCGTCAATCCGCTCAATCAAAGTGCTACGCACATAGAAATAGAAGCCGCTGGCAAACAACAGCAGGAGCACTGCGGTCACGATCGTGTACCACAAAGCTAAGCGCCGACGAGTCGTTTGAAACATAATCAGTTAATATAAGTTAATATTAAGGAAATAGACCCTCGCTTCAGTCGCAAAATCTAGCTGCGTTGTTTTGTCAACGGAACAAGAGATGGCCTTGGATGGGCTAAAGATTCTGTGCTACCGTGTCTAGTGAGCATTAAGTTTCGGCTGACGGGTTTGTTCTTTGATTGACAGGCATCTCTCCGAATCTCAATCTCTACACTTTTCTGATTCTGGAGTTTTCCATGTCAATCTACATCGGCAACCTATCTTATGAAGTGACGCAAGAAGATGTGAGTGACATCTTCTCAGAATATGGTACGGTGAAGCGGGTTCAACTTCCCGTGGACCGCGAAACTGGCCGTATGCGTGGCTTTGGTTTTGTTGAAATGTCAAGCGACGCAGAAGAAACCGCAGCGATCGAAGCTCTAGATGGAGCTGAATGGATGGGCCGCGACCTGAAGGTTAACAAAGCGAAGCCCCGTGAAGAGAGAAGCCCCGGCGGTGGTGGCGGTGGTAATCGCCGAAGCGGTGGTGGCGGTGGCGGTGGCAGCAGAGATGGATTTTCTCGTCGCTACTAAACCTTCCTTAAAGCTTAGGGTTTAACTTAAAGTTGTGGGCGAGTGAGGCAGGGGCCAGCCGTTGTCTCACTCTGCTAGAAATATACTGGGGTGATTCACAACCACCTAGCAAGTAATGAAGCTCAGGAGGCAATCGCATGACCCAGGTGACTGTTGGCGAAAACGAAGGAATAGAGTCGGCGCTGCGTCGATTTAAGCGTCAGGTCTCCAAAGCAGGAATCTTTTCGGATATTAGACGGCGACGACACTTTGAGACTCCGATCGAGAAAAAGAAGCGCAAAGCGATCGCTAGAAGACGAAAGAGACGTTTTAACTCAGCCTAATTCAGCCAGTTAAATAAACCGCTATTATCCCCACAGCGGTTGAACAGTAGGAGTGTAGTGAGCGATCGCTACACTCCTATCGTTTTAAGTACGCTTTACTTACACTGGATTGGCTTGACCCAACTGAGCCAGGAACTGCAAAGCCTTCACTACATAGCTAGCACAGAGGTACGGTGAAGTGTCATAGAACGATCGCCAAGCTGAGGCTTTGTATTGGGGGTATTGCTCCGCGCGATCGGGAAATTTGTCTAGCCAAGATAGACGTACGGCGTGACCGATCAATACGTCGAGTACAATCAGTTCTTCAATTTGGAGGTTGGGGTTGCGTTCTGCGATCGCTGCCAATTCCATCAAAGTTTCGATGTTGACTTGGCGATACTCTGGAGCCTGAATTTTGTTCAGCAAATGCTCCACTCGCAATGCAAAATTGGGTTCTCCAGGCGTCATTTCCGCCAAAATTAAATGACTGTCTAGACGGTTGCGCCGCTCTAGCTTGTCGCCAATTACTAAGCCTTTGCAGTGTTTTAACAGTCGCCAAACTTTGAAGTAAAAGTCTTCTGGCACACGATTGAGAGCGCCATCGAGTTGGCGTTTTTGCAACCAACTACCCATCGGCGATTCAGCCTCAGATTGCTCTGGCAGCACCACCCACTCGATCGCCTGTTGTTGTTTGACGTGCAGCGATTCTTGCTGGAACAGAGTCTGATTCAAACCTTCGTATCCCGCTAAAACCTGGCGGAGGCGCATTTTTAGCTCAAAGGGGCTGAGTTCCATCAAGTGTTCGTAAGCTTCGTCTTGGGTGACTTGCAATTCACGGGACAAAGCAGTGGTAATTAATAAGATCAGGTAGCCTACTCGCAGGGTCAGCAAACCATCGAACAGTTGTGGCTCTGATTGGATTAGCAAACCGCAGTAGATCAAGATTTCTTGAGTGAGGACGCGATCGCGAATGTCTTCGCCGCAGAACTCCTTGATTTTGTCGATGACCTCGGTGTAAGACATAGGACGGGTAATCAAGGAAGCTTCACTGTAGGACTTGCCCACCGTAATTTGCTTTTGCCGCACCAAAATATCGGTCACCGCATCCGATAAACCAATATCTACTTTATTGAGCAAACCTGCTGCCCGCCGAACTACCGCCCACAATTGCAACGTTCCAGCTTTGGTGTAGACCTCATTGAGGAGATCAACTACTGTCACCGAGCGTTGTGGGCCTTCAAACCCCGTCTCAAACTCTAACCCTCGCAACCTGACCAAAGTTTGTAAGAGTTCAATTTGCTCGTAGATGTTTTCTGTTTCCCGCAAACTGCTCAGCAGCAAATCGATGTTGGTTTCACATTCCAAGACAAATTCCTGGGTGTAACCCAAGGGGCCGCTCTTCTCTGGATTGAACGCCAAGTAGGAGAAAACAGGCGAAGCATCTTGAACTGAGGTGGTAGAAAACTTAAAATTATGCAGAAAGTCGATCCGCTCAACTCCTGCCGTCAGGATCAGTTGGTTAAGTCGTCCCAATCGAACCGCAATGCCATTGCAGTAGCCATTCTGCAACTCTTGCATCAAGTCTAAAAGTGCTCCGCGACCTGTTTCTAGCATTGCTTTGGTGATTAGTAATGTCAGGGTGGGTCTACCGAGTTGACACCAATGGGATTGAATATAGGCCAGCTCACTTTTGATCTGGGCAACTAGGAAGTGGTAGTCCAGTGTTAGATAAAACTGTTGAGGGTCGAGGCAAGATGGCAAGAAGGCAATCGTTTCGCCACAAATGCGGAAGACGCGGCAAGTGGTGAGACTGCGGAGCCGTCGTATAGGGCGACCGCTCAGAGCCAGTTTGTCGTTGCGACCAATCTGAGTGTACGCTGCCGATAACTCAGTGGCATGACGAACTTGTAACGGTTCTACCTGCTTCGGAGTTTGGGTGGCGATACCATAGGCCGCGAGTTTCTCCTGAATGGCTTCATCCTCGGCTAGCAAGGCAATCTGAATTAGGGGTTCGCGATGTCGCCCGACGCACAGATGCCGTCCTAGCGGATCAATATCTCCTAAGGCAATTAAACCGTCGCTGAGCATACAGCCAAGAAAATAAAGGCTCTGTGCCCAAACCAGAGGGATGTTTTCATTGGGTAAACGCTTCTGGCTCTGGGGTTTTTGACGCTCGGCATCAATACTTTCCTGGGGGACGTAGTACAGTTCTGGCAGCAGTTGCAGACCATCTTGCTCGACAAGCAATGTTTTCAACTTGGCTTGGTAGTCTTCTACTTGAGCGCGATCGCCTTGGAACAAGCCGTCCAGCAGTAGATAGGTGAAGAATAACGGCCACTCACACTCCACATGCTCGAACTGCTTCAACTCCCAAGGTTCGTAGTGCAAACGAGTGGTGTCCTCTAGAACGGTCTGGTGACCGTCTCGCAAGAAACGCTTACAGCCGTACTTGCCTTGCAGCTTTTTAATGATGGCGTTGCGAGTCCGCTCCATCAATGAGCGATCTTCCACAGCGAAGGCAGGAAAGCCAATCACACTCAACAAAGCCGCATCAATTTCTTTAGAGCCAGATTCCCGTGGCAATAGAGATTCCAGAGTGATTCGTGCCCGCGCAATTTCATCGGGTAACACGTGAATGACTGACGCTTGGCTACCCCGCACACCAAATAAATCTAGGCCATTAATTGCCTCTAGCGCCGCCTTCGCCATGCCGATGGAGCTAGCATTCAGCTCTGGATTGCCGTGGTTGGTTTTGTTGCCCCGTTCCCAAATGCCGTAGTCTGGGGTGCGGTAAGCCCGCCCAATGTAGTAGACCAAATTCTGAATAAAGTTGACTTCGTCAAGGCTATAGACAATTGAGAGGCCAGAAGCGGTCATCTGAGCCAAGATCAACAAAAACAAGGAGGTGGCATCGAGTTGCAGGTGGCCCCATTCCCCATCTCCCACCACCGTATCGCCAGTGTGGGTGTCGTACTTGGCGTGGAGTGCATCTAGGGCTGATTGCGTCGCCTTAAACTTCTCGACTTTGTGGGTCTGCCGCATCATAGCGAACAACAAGCCGCGCATTAACTTCACGACGCTGTGCTCTAGTTCGTAGGTACGACCTTGATCTTCGTCCACTTTGCGGTAAGCCAGCGCTAACCCCCACACGGCCAGAATGCTATAGACGTTATCCCTAACCCAGGCATCGGTGTAGTCGCCGTGGGCATTGACCGCTGTGCTTGCGGGTAGCAGCCCTGTTATGGGATTTTGGCGCGTCAGGATGATGGTGTTGATTTGGCGGTAGTAGTCATCTAATCGCGCTTGCAAATCAAGGGATGCGGTTGCCATGTTTCGGTTACTTGGAGAACTGAGCCTAAAGTTGTAGAAGTCAATTTTAGTCTTTCGGCTACGCTTGAGTGATGCGATCGCGGCGTTGCCAAAGCCTGCTGAGCTACAGGCTGAGTGCCTTTATTATCCCTGGTTTAAGAACGATTTATACCAAAGACGCGATCGCTGTGCCCCCTGCTTCCGCCTCAGTAATTTCACCATATCTTCACCCAAAGATTCAGCTCCCTACCCGCATCTTTACGAGGGATCGGGTAGAACAAGAGTGAGGACAAAAGAAAGAGATGAAATCGATCATTTGGCAGAAGTGGTCTGCTCGGCCAAATCGATATCTTGAGCTTAGGAGCAGACAATTTACTCGTTCTTACTCCGATTCGTGAGGTAGTGTCTATGTCTCGTCGTTGTAATCAAAACAAATCTCCCTTTCT
This region of Trichocoleus desertorum NBK24 genomic DNA includes:
- a CDS encoding cell wall metabolism sensor histidine kinase WalK; the encoded protein is MFQTTRRRLALWYTIVTAVLLLLFASGFYFYVRSTLIERIDDTLNHVVEVIQRSLVLEPVNFHKEGGPLRINIEASFRNNADTVEDDHIDLEWFSPEGELLWSTLSAPLNVPLHPNSAGETVHLPPQPSDGTQEPDLLRQVTQRVQVGRQVLGYLRVSHPWFEVTKPIRQLILDLSLGTGLMVVAVAAIGWLLSGLAMQPVQASYQQLKQFTADASHELRNPIATIQTNVQVALSDPNPDPQWQQQQLQVVERLTRRLGRLVDDLLFLARQDSGMVQPRWTTVALDALLIDVVEEQQAIALEKGVFLSLDIEEPAEYPLEPRPETRPRNGSKGEIPPEPFTLQGDRDQLARLFTNLVGNAVQYTPSSGRVEVMLQQVKRNHIVQLQIQVRDTGIGIPPEALPYIFDRFYRVDPARTHENAETSIAKPATTGSGLGLAIAQAIVENHQGSLCVDSQPEQGTTFTVTLTCHHSLISRG
- a CDS encoding RNA-binding protein; its protein translation is MSIYIGNLSYEVTQEDVSDIFSEYGTVKRVQLPVDRETGRMRGFGFVEMSSDAEETAAIEALDGAEWMGRDLKVNKAKPREERSPGGGGGGNRRSGGGGGGGSRDGFSRRY
- the rpsU gene encoding 30S ribosomal protein S21, with protein sequence MTQVTVGENEGIESALRRFKRQVSKAGIFSDIRRRRHFETPIEKKKRKAIARRRKRRFNSA
- a CDS encoding glycoside hydrolase family 15 protein — encoded protein: MATASLDLQARLDDYYRQINTIILTRQNPITGLLPASTAVNAHGDYTDAWVRDNVYSILAVWGLALAYRKVDEDQGRTYELEHSVVKLMRGLLFAMMRQTHKVEKFKATQSALDALHAKYDTHTGDTVVGDGEWGHLQLDATSLFLLILAQMTASGLSIVYSLDEVNFIQNLVYYIGRAYRTPDYGIWERGNKTNHGNPELNASSIGMAKAALEAINGLDLFGVRGSQASVIHVLPDEIARARITLESLLPRESGSKEIDAALLSVIGFPAFAVEDRSLMERTRNAIIKKLQGKYGCKRFLRDGHQTVLEDTTRLHYEPWELKQFEHVECEWPLFFTYLLLDGLFQGDRAQVEDYQAKLKTLLVEQDGLQLLPELYYVPQESIDAERQKPQSQKRLPNENIPLVWAQSLYFLGCMLSDGLIALGDIDPLGRHLCVGRHREPLIQIALLAEDEAIQEKLAAYGIATQTPKQVEPLQVRHATELSAAYTQIGRNDKLALSGRPIRRLRSLTTCRVFRICGETIAFLPSCLDPQQFYLTLDYHFLVAQIKSELAYIQSHWCQLGRPTLTLLITKAMLETGRGALLDLMQELQNGYCNGIAVRLGRLNQLILTAGVERIDFLHNFKFSTTSVQDASPVFSYLAFNPEKSGPLGYTQEFVLECETNIDLLLSSLRETENIYEQIELLQTLVRLRGLEFETGFEGPQRSVTVVDLLNEVYTKAGTLQLWAVVRRAAGLLNKVDIGLSDAVTDILVRQKQITVGKSYSEASLITRPMSYTEVIDKIKEFCGEDIRDRVLTQEILIYCGLLIQSEPQLFDGLLTLRVGYLILLITTALSRELQVTQDEAYEHLMELSPFELKMRLRQVLAGYEGLNQTLFQQESLHVKQQQAIEWVVLPEQSEAESPMGSWLQKRQLDGALNRVPEDFYFKVWRLLKHCKGLVIGDKLERRNRLDSHLILAEMTPGEPNFALRVEHLLNKIQAPEYRQVNIETLMELAAIAERNPNLQIEELIVLDVLIGHAVRLSWLDKFPDRAEQYPQYKASAWRSFYDTSPYLCASYVVKALQFLAQLGQANPV